One Chitinophagales bacterium genomic window, CCTCCGACTGGGATGTGACGGGTCCAACAGTTAGAAGCAATTATCTCGGAGATATCCGGTCGGGCAGGATGGGCTCTATATTCAATGCCTATACCGTGAAGTATAATCTTGAATTGCAACGTACGGCAGTAGAGCAGACGCGGTTGCATATTCCACTGCTCTTCGGTTACGACGTCATTCACGGCCACCGTACCATATTTCCGATTCCGCTGGCGGAAGCCTGCAGCTGGGACCTGCAAGCCATGGAGAGATCGGCGAGAATAGCCGCTACGGAAGCTTCCGCAGAAGGCATTAACTGGACCTTTGCACCAATGGTGGATATCGCGCGCGACCCGAGATGGGGAAGAGTGATGGAAGGAGCAGGTGAAGATACTTACCTGGGAATACAGATTGCAAAGGCAAGAGTGAAAGGATTCCAGGGTGATAACTTAAGCAGCAAAAATACCATTGCCGCCTGCGCCAAGCACTATGCAGCATACGGTGCGGCGCAAGCAGGGCGCGACTATCACACAGTGGATATTTCCGAAAATACTTTACGGGATGTGTACCTGCCGCCTTTTAAAGCATGTGCCGATGCCGGTGTGGCCACTTTTATGACCTCGTTTAATGAGATCAACGGAGTACCTTCTTCCGGTAATCCGTTTCTGCTGAAAGACATCCTGAAACGTGACTGGAAATGGAATGGATTTATCGTAACGGATTACACCTCCATTAATGAAATGGTGCCACACGGTTTTGCAAAGGATGAAAAAGAAGCCGGAGAAGAAGCATTGAATGCAGGTGTTGATATGGATATGCAGGGCGCCGTTTATTACAATTACACCAAACAGTCATTGGCTGAAAACAAAGTCAGCATCGCGGAAATAGATGATGCGGTGAAAAGGATACTCGGCATCAAGTATGACCTTGGGCTTTTCGAAGATCCGTACCGCTATCTTGATCCGAAACGTGAAGCAACGGATATAATGACAAAAGAAAACCTGGAAGCCGCCCGGGATATGGCACGCAAGTCGATGGTGCTATTGAAAAATGCAAATAATATTTTGCCGCTTCCCAAAGAAATGACCGTTGCCCTGATTGGCCCGTTGGCTGATGACAAAGAAGATATGATCGGAGCGTGGTCCGGTGCAGGTGACAGGGCAAAAGCAATCTCTTTATTGCAGGGGATGAATGCAAGCATAAATAACAGCAGTAAAATTTTGTATGCGAAGGGATGTAATATCAACGATGACTCAACCGGTAATTTCGCGGCTGCTATTGCAATTGCCAACCGGTCTGATGTGATAGTACTGGCACTTGGAGAAAGTGCTTCGATGTCGGGTGAGGCAGCGAGCCGTTCTGACATCAGTCTTCCCGGTGTTCAGCAGCAACTGTTCGATGCATTGAAAAAAACAGGCAAACCCATTGTTGTGGTATTGATGAACGGCCGGCCGATGGTTATTCCTGAACTGGATAAAAACGCTGATGCCATCCTGGAAACATGGTTTGCCGGTACTATGGCCGGTCATGCTATTGCAGATGTTTTGTATGGAGATTATAATCCTTCCGGTAAACTGGCAATGACTTTTCCAAGAAATGTCGGGCAGATTCCTCTTTATTATAACATGAAAAATACCGGACGGCCGTTTGATGAAAACAATAAATACACTTCCAAATATCTTGATGTTCCAAACACTCCGCTCT contains:
- the bglX gene encoding beta-glucosidase BglX, whose protein sequence is MKKIFFLLALVITIFLSPFSTAAQGKKQHFIDSLLGKMTLEEKIGQMTLFTSDWDVTGPTVRSNYLGDIRSGRMGSIFNAYTVKYNLELQRTAVEQTRLHIPLLFGYDVIHGHRTIFPIPLAEACSWDLQAMERSARIAATEASAEGINWTFAPMVDIARDPRWGRVMEGAGEDTYLGIQIAKARVKGFQGDNLSSKNTIAACAKHYAAYGAAQAGRDYHTVDISENTLRDVYLPPFKACADAGVATFMTSFNEINGVPSSGNPFLLKDILKRDWKWNGFIVTDYTSINEMVPHGFAKDEKEAGEEALNAGVDMDMQGAVYYNYTKQSLAENKVSIAEIDDAVKRILGIKYDLGLFEDPYRYLDPKREATDIMTKENLEAARDMARKSMVLLKNANNILPLPKEMTVALIGPLADDKEDMIGAWSGAGDRAKAISLLQGMNASINNSSKILYAKGCNINDDSTGNFAAAIAIANRSDVIVLALGESASMSGEAASRSDISLPGVQQQLFDALKKTGKPIVVVLMNGRPMVIPELDKNADAILETWFAGTMAGHAIADVLYGDYNPSGKLAMTFPRNVGQIPLYYNMKNTGRPFDENNKYTSKYLDVPNTPLYPFGYGLSYTQFTYTDLKLSSHKFSMADSLKISVTITNTGKRDGDEVVQLYIHDLVGSLTRPVKELKGFEKISLKAGESKTVSFVLHADDLAFYNAKMVRQAEPGEFKVYAGGSSSGGLEGSFELLR